A window of Mycolicibacterium fluoranthenivorans contains these coding sequences:
- a CDS encoding fatty acid desaturase yields MSIAAAVDGPATTSPEPHPLPDPGAPVPTLALPTVTLLVVAWTAFAASTIGYLHGWFPAGATIAINAAVTFVMFTVSHDAIHHAISSTRWLNGCVGRLAWLLVVPIISFPTYAFLHIEHHRHANDDANDPDAWASHSRWWQMPLRWPFPELMYSGFILRTVRSRPKSEVAETLGLLILCLSALGVAIVTGHFWTLAVVFLIPQRIGLIVLLWWFDWLPHHDLADTQRSNRYGATRARVGMEWLYTPLMLSQNYHLVHHLHPSVPFYRYRKTWHRNEEAYLERGAAITTVFGQHLNAGDYREWKLLNSKLGRVVPVHMPPRSSAPHAVLHNIPVASVDPITADSTLVTFAVPEALRDEFRFEPGQHVTVRTDLGGVGVRRTYSICAPATRAQLRIAVKHIPGGAFSTFVAEELKAGDVLEVMTPSGRFGTAPEPLARRHYVGLVAGSGITPVLSILETVMQIETESRFTLIYGNRTRESTMFRHDLARLESRYADRLEITHVLSDEPLHTPALRGRIDRDRLQSLLSTSLAPDTVDEWFICGPIGMSTVARDVLTGHGVADGRVHLELFTGYPQQAAAHRDHASATVTFTLSGQQATVELTPGDSVLEAALQVRGDAPYSCMGGACGTCRARLLHGTVVMDQNFALGSADLEAGYVLTCQAHPTSPTVSVDFDA; encoded by the coding sequence ATGTCCATCGCAGCGGCAGTCGACGGCCCCGCCACCACGTCACCCGAACCCCATCCGCTGCCGGATCCGGGTGCGCCGGTGCCCACGCTGGCCCTGCCGACGGTGACGCTCCTGGTGGTGGCGTGGACGGCGTTCGCGGCGTCGACGATCGGCTACCTCCACGGCTGGTTCCCTGCCGGGGCCACCATCGCGATCAACGCCGCGGTGACCTTCGTGATGTTCACCGTGAGCCATGACGCCATCCATCACGCGATCAGCAGCACGCGGTGGCTCAACGGGTGCGTCGGGCGGCTGGCGTGGCTGCTGGTGGTCCCGATCATCTCGTTCCCGACGTATGCGTTCCTCCACATCGAGCACCATCGGCACGCCAACGACGACGCGAACGATCCCGATGCCTGGGCCTCGCACTCCCGGTGGTGGCAGATGCCGCTGCGCTGGCCGTTCCCCGAGCTGATGTACTCCGGGTTCATCCTGCGCACGGTGCGCAGCCGACCGAAATCCGAAGTGGCCGAGACCCTGGGGCTGCTCATCCTGTGCCTGTCCGCGCTGGGTGTCGCGATCGTCACCGGCCACTTCTGGACGCTGGCCGTGGTATTCCTGATCCCCCAGCGCATCGGGCTCATCGTCTTGTTGTGGTGGTTCGACTGGCTGCCCCATCACGACCTGGCCGACACGCAGCGCAGCAATCGCTACGGGGCCACGCGTGCCCGGGTGGGCATGGAGTGGCTGTACACCCCGCTGATGCTGTCGCAGAACTACCACCTGGTGCATCATCTGCACCCCTCGGTGCCGTTCTACCGGTATCGAAAGACCTGGCACCGCAATGAGGAGGCGTACCTGGAGCGTGGCGCGGCGATCACCACGGTGTTCGGCCAGCACCTCAACGCAGGCGATTACCGTGAGTGGAAGCTGCTCAACAGCAAGCTCGGCCGGGTGGTGCCGGTCCACATGCCGCCACGGTCGAGCGCGCCCCACGCGGTGCTGCACAACATTCCGGTTGCCTCGGTCGACCCGATCACCGCGGACAGCACCTTGGTGACCTTCGCCGTGCCCGAGGCGCTGCGCGACGAGTTCCGGTTCGAGCCGGGCCAGCACGTCACCGTGCGGACCGATCTCGGCGGGGTGGGTGTCCGGCGCACCTATTCGATCTGTGCACCCGCGACCCGCGCCCAACTACGTATCGCGGTCAAACACATTCCCGGCGGGGCATTTTCGACATTCGTCGCTGAGGAACTCAAGGCCGGGGACGTGCTGGAGGTGATGACCCCCAGCGGCCGGTTCGGCACCGCACCGGAGCCGCTGGCCCGGCGGCACTATGTGGGCCTGGTGGCCGGTAGCGGGATCACACCGGTGCTGTCGATCCTGGAGACGGTGATGCAGATCGAGACCGAAAGTCGGTTCACCCTGATCTACGGCAACCGCACCAGGGAGTCGACCATGTTCCGGCATGATCTGGCCCGGCTGGAGTCCCGCTACGCCGACCGCCTGGAGATCACCCACGTATTGTCCGACGAGCCGCTGCACACCCCCGCGCTGCGTGGGCGGATCGACCGAGACAGGCTGCAATCGCTGCTGAGCACCAGCCTGGCGCCCGACACCGTGGACGAGTGGTTCATCTGTGGACCGATCGGGATGAGCACCGTGGCCCGGGATGTGTTGACCGGCCACGGCGTCGCCGACGGGCGCGTCCACCTGGAGTTGTTCACCGGCTATCCGCAGCAGGCTGCTGCGCATCGTGACCATGCCTCGGCCACAGTGACTTTCACCTTGTCCGGACAGCAGGCGACGGTCGAGCTGACCCCCGGGGACTCGGTCCTGGAAGCCGCGCTGCAAGTCCGCGGTGACGCCCCCTACTCGTGCATGGGTGGCGCCTGCGGCACCTGCCGCGCCAGGCTGTTGCACGGCACCGTGGTGATGGATCAGAACTTCGCGCTCGGGTCCGCCGACCTGGAGGCCGGGTATGTGCTGACGTGTCAGGCGCATCCGACGAGTCCGACGGTGTCGGTCGACTTCGACGCGTGA
- a CDS encoding ROK family transcriptional regulator yields MGVGTNTDDVRRRNLSAVLTLVHRARALTRSELTRRTGLSRSTVKDLVEELVGAGLIEESQAAPASQVGRPSPMVRPQTGALAVAVNPETDAITIGVVALGGTVLEATRYPTNGVPSVSETVTITADAVARIEAGLDRHQRVIAIGVAVPGLVHATSSVVRMAPHLDWHDEELGQMLRAATGLPVFAANDANLGALAEHIFGGHPDARHMIYVNGGASGIGAGFVVAGELLEGAAGYAGELGHTYVGGAGPCHCGRIGCLETEVSETTTKTLAHQAQYLGIALGNAINLLNPNLIVLGGFLSAFPTRAAAALDTAVTRHSMRVPHEQVRIVSANLGSGTLMIGAAEAAFASLLADPAAHCPTSGGRAIR; encoded by the coding sequence ATGGGAGTCGGCACCAACACCGACGATGTGCGGCGCCGCAACCTGTCCGCGGTGCTCACGCTGGTGCACCGTGCCCGCGCACTGACCAGGTCGGAGCTGACCCGCCGAACAGGATTGTCCCGATCCACGGTGAAGGACCTGGTGGAAGAGCTGGTCGGCGCCGGCCTGATCGAGGAGTCGCAGGCCGCACCGGCCAGTCAGGTCGGCAGGCCCAGCCCCATGGTGCGCCCGCAGACCGGCGCCCTCGCCGTCGCGGTGAATCCCGAAACCGATGCCATCACCATCGGTGTGGTGGCCTTGGGTGGCACCGTGCTCGAGGCCACCAGGTACCCGACGAACGGCGTACCCAGTGTGAGCGAGACCGTCACCATCACCGCCGACGCCGTCGCCCGGATCGAGGCCGGGCTGGACCGCCATCAGCGTGTCATCGCGATCGGTGTTGCCGTTCCCGGCCTGGTACACGCCACCAGTTCGGTGGTGCGGATGGCCCCGCATCTCGACTGGCATGACGAGGAACTCGGCCAGATGCTGCGCGCGGCAACGGGATTACCCGTGTTCGCGGCGAACGACGCCAATCTGGGTGCGCTCGCCGAACACATCTTCGGCGGCCATCCCGACGCGCGTCACATGATCTACGTCAACGGCGGCGCCAGCGGAATCGGCGCGGGCTTCGTTGTGGCGGGTGAACTACTGGAAGGTGCCGCGGGCTACGCCGGCGAGCTCGGTCACACCTACGTCGGCGGCGCCGGTCCGTGTCACTGCGGACGCATCGGGTGCCTGGAGACCGAAGTGAGCGAGACGACCACGAAAACCCTGGCGCACCAGGCGCAGTATCTCGGCATCGCACTCGGCAACGCGATCAACCTGCTGAACCCGAACCTCATCGTCCTCGGCGGATTCCTGAGCGCCTTCCCGACGCGGGCCGCGGCGGCCCTCGACACCGCGGTCACCCGCCACTCCATGCGGGTACCGCACGAGCAGGTGCGCATCGTGTCGGCCAACCTCGGCTCGGGCACGTTGATGATCGGAGCCGCCGAAGCGGCCTTCGCGTCATTGCTCGCCGACCCCGCTGCGCACTGTCCCACCAGCGGTGGACGCGCGATCAGATGA
- the xylA gene encoding xylose isomerase codes for MSILESTAAATGDLAPKRSDKFSFGLWTVGWVASDPFGVATRPALDVVEAVERLAELGAYGLTFHDDDLFPFGSADDQRRRAISRLTSALAAHGLVVPMVTTNLFTHPVFKDGGFTSNDRGVRRFALRKVLRNIDLAAELGAETFVMWGGREGSEYDSAKDVRAALERYREALDLLCEYVLDQKYALRFAIEPKPNEPRGDILLPTVGHALAFIESLAHPQLVGVNPETGHEQMAGLNFVHGISQALYSGKLFHIDLNGQRGIKFDQDLVFGHGDLANAFALVDLLENGGVDGGPSYTGPRHFDYKPSRTEDSSGVWESAAANMRMYLLLKQRAAAFRADPEVIEARRVARVDELRRTTMGAGETYQELLADRSAYEDFDADSYFGAKGFGFVRLNQLAIEHLMGAR; via the coding sequence ATGTCCATCCTCGAATCCACCGCCGCGGCCACGGGCGACCTCGCCCCGAAACGCTCGGACAAATTCTCCTTCGGCCTGTGGACGGTCGGCTGGGTCGCGTCCGACCCGTTCGGCGTGGCCACCCGGCCGGCGCTGGACGTGGTCGAGGCCGTCGAGCGGCTTGCCGAGCTGGGCGCATACGGCCTCACTTTCCATGACGATGACCTGTTCCCGTTCGGCAGCGCCGACGACCAGCGCCGCCGCGCCATCTCCAGGCTGACCTCGGCGTTGGCGGCCCACGGGCTGGTGGTGCCCATGGTCACCACCAATCTGTTCACCCATCCGGTGTTCAAGGATGGCGGATTCACCAGCAATGATCGCGGCGTCCGGCGATTCGCGCTGCGTAAGGTGCTGCGCAATATCGATCTCGCCGCCGAACTCGGCGCGGAGACGTTCGTGATGTGGGGCGGTCGCGAAGGCAGCGAATACGACAGCGCCAAAGACGTCCGGGCCGCGCTCGAACGCTATCGCGAAGCGCTGGACCTGTTGTGCGAGTACGTGCTCGATCAGAAGTACGCGCTGCGCTTCGCGATCGAACCGAAACCGAATGAGCCGCGCGGCGACATCCTGCTGCCGACCGTGGGGCATGCATTGGCCTTCATCGAGTCGCTGGCCCATCCGCAACTGGTCGGGGTTAACCCGGAGACCGGCCACGAGCAGATGGCCGGGCTGAACTTCGTGCACGGCATCAGTCAGGCCCTGTACTCCGGCAAGCTGTTCCACATCGACCTCAACGGCCAGCGCGGGATCAAGTTCGACCAGGATCTGGTGTTCGGCCACGGAGATCTGGCCAATGCCTTCGCGCTCGTCGACCTCCTGGAGAACGGCGGCGTGGACGGCGGCCCCAGCTACACCGGCCCCCGGCATTTCGACTACAAGCCCAGCCGCACCGAGGACAGCAGCGGGGTCTGGGAGTCCGCCGCCGCCAACATGCGGATGTATCTGCTGTTGAAACAACGTGCCGCGGCTTTCCGCGCCGACCCGGAGGTCATCGAGGCGCGCCGGGTCGCCCGGGTCGACGAGCTCCGGCGAACCACGATGGGCGCCGGCGAGACGTATCAGGAGCTGTTGGCCGACCGCTCGGCGTACGAGGATTTCGATGCCGATTCCTATTTCGGCGCCAAGGGGTTCGGATTCGTCCGGCTGAACCAGTTGGCCATCGAGCATCTGATGGGTGCGCGCTGA
- a CDS encoding MarR family winged helix-turn-helix transcriptional regulator codes for MPTQEQPTQRIHIAMAKLARFLTRAETRTTLLGDSGRDLTPIDVELLRTIVANGPMRASELSDWQAVDKSTITLQVRRLVQRGLVAREPDPTDRRAVLLTATAQGLRTCRRMDAAGVELLEAVVGKWPKRDQAMFATLFCRFVDDLSAGPTE; via the coding sequence ATGCCGACTCAGGAACAACCCACTCAACGCATCCACATCGCAATGGCCAAGCTGGCCCGCTTCCTGACCCGCGCCGAGACGCGCACCACACTGCTGGGCGACTCCGGCCGCGACCTGACACCCATCGACGTCGAGCTACTGCGGACCATCGTTGCCAATGGCCCCATGCGGGCATCGGAGCTCTCCGATTGGCAGGCCGTCGACAAATCCACCATCACCCTGCAGGTTCGTCGGCTCGTACAGCGCGGATTGGTTGCGCGGGAACCGGATCCGACCGATCGCCGGGCGGTGCTGCTCACGGCGACCGCCCAGGGCCTGAGAACGTGTCGGCGGATGGACGCGGCGGGAGTCGAGTTGCTCGAAGCCGTGGTCGGCAAGTGGCCGAAGCGCGATCAGGCCATGTTCGCCACGCTGTTCTGCCGGTTCGTCGACGACCTGAGCGCGGGACCGACGGAGTAG
- a CDS encoding maleylpyruvate isomerase family mycothiol-dependent enzyme: MRLSGDERERVFVAVADERRAIATLIDGLDLEQLATPSLCGGWDVKTVAAHLVSDFTDGFWGFLASGVRHGGMNRGIDALARHRARASAADIAATLRREADHRLSPPVTGPLSGLTDVLVHGADIRIPLGMAHRPDPQHVARVIDFLTGPTQFGFFPQRRLRGIALRDEDTGRTWGGGDLISGSGASVMLALCGRVVAFDALTGPGVQVLRSRLSPIQRRYGVNG, from the coding sequence ATGCGCCTCAGCGGGGACGAACGCGAACGGGTCTTCGTCGCGGTGGCCGATGAGCGGCGGGCGATCGCGACGTTGATCGACGGGCTGGATCTAGAACAGCTGGCCACCCCGAGCCTGTGTGGCGGCTGGGATGTCAAAACCGTTGCCGCACATCTGGTCAGCGATTTCACCGACGGGTTCTGGGGCTTTCTGGCCAGTGGGGTTCGACACGGCGGGATGAATCGCGGCATCGACGCGCTCGCGAGACACCGGGCGCGCGCCTCGGCCGCCGATATCGCCGCCACGTTGCGCCGGGAGGCCGACCACCGGCTCAGCCCACCGGTCACCGGCCCGCTGTCGGGTCTGACCGATGTGCTGGTCCATGGTGCCGATATTCGAATCCCCCTGGGGATGGCCCACCGCCCAGATCCGCAGCACGTGGCCCGCGTCATCGATTTCCTCACGGGCCCGACGCAATTCGGCTTCTTCCCGCAGCGTCGGCTGCGTGGTATCGCGCTGCGCGATGAGGACACCGGCCGGACCTGGGGTGGTGGCGATCTGATCAGCGGATCCGGCGCATCGGTGATGCTGGCGCTCTGCGGTCGGGTGGTGGCGTTCGACGCCCTGACCGGACCCGGCGTGCAGGTCTTACGGTCACGCCTGTCGCCGATCCAGCGTCGGTACGGCGTGAATGGGTAG
- a CDS encoding quinone oxidoreductase family protein yields the protein MTSGTMKAVRIHRYGPPECLIYEDVPIPQAGPGQVLVRNEAAGINFADIDQRRNNYPFQPALPHLLGAEFAGVVEAVGDGVASAAVGDRVFGFLSGAEPAAYAQYVVAAAEAVRPLPPGLGYAESTALLVQGVTAYFLLRDGVRLASGESVLILAAAGGLGSIALQLAKIRGARPVIGAASSAEKRKMVSELGADACIDYTQPNWSKAVLDATGGRGVDAALVNVGGSAFTQAVAALAPFGRLSAYGGADKTTPVIDFEAEFAAGRLFGNQTLGFFSLYPYLHGDRHEVTSALAELADHVASGRLRIQLGVQLPLSQAAKAHRLIEDRHTTGKCVLLPWEEQ from the coding sequence ATGACCAGCGGTACGATGAAGGCCGTCAGGATCCACCGCTATGGGCCGCCCGAGTGCCTGATCTACGAGGATGTCCCCATCCCTCAAGCGGGTCCCGGCCAGGTGCTGGTCCGCAATGAGGCGGCGGGAATCAACTTCGCCGACATCGACCAGCGCCGCAACAACTACCCATTTCAGCCCGCATTGCCTCACCTTTTGGGGGCGGAGTTCGCCGGCGTTGTCGAGGCCGTCGGCGACGGTGTCGCAAGCGCAGCGGTCGGCGACCGAGTATTCGGCTTCCTCTCCGGAGCGGAGCCGGCCGCATACGCACAGTACGTCGTCGCGGCGGCAGAAGCGGTGCGCCCACTGCCTCCCGGACTCGGGTACGCAGAGAGCACCGCATTGCTGGTTCAAGGAGTCACCGCCTACTTCTTGCTTCGTGACGGAGTGCGGCTCGCTTCCGGCGAGTCGGTGTTGATCCTCGCCGCGGCGGGTGGCTTGGGCTCGATTGCCCTGCAGCTCGCCAAGATCCGGGGTGCGCGACCGGTGATCGGCGCGGCCAGCTCGGCGGAGAAGCGAAAGATGGTGTCCGAACTGGGCGCTGACGCATGTATCGACTACACGCAACCCAACTGGAGCAAAGCGGTGCTGGACGCCACCGGTGGTCGCGGCGTCGACGCCGCGCTGGTCAACGTCGGCGGAAGCGCGTTCACCCAAGCGGTCGCCGCGCTGGCGCCCTTCGGCCGGCTGAGCGCTTACGGCGGCGCCGACAAGACCACTCCGGTCATAGATTTCGAGGCCGAGTTCGCTGCTGGACGGTTGTTCGGCAACCAGACATTGGGATTCTTCAGCCTCTATCCCTATCTGCACGGCGACCGGCACGAAGTCACGTCTGCGCTCGCCGAACTCGCCGACCATGTGGCATCCGGGCGCCTCCGAATCCAGCTCGGAGTGCAGCTACCACTGTCGCAGGCCGCGAAGGCGCACCGGCTCATCGAAGACCGGCACACGACGGGCAAGTGCGTGCTGTTGCCGTGGGAAGAGCAGTAG
- a CDS encoding helix-turn-helix domain-containing protein, translated as MIERGAGDSVADSAAAVVTRLVAKLDEVTARTQAVLMEEVADLRGDAQLVQLMRDNVAANIDTVFSAIRHGIPVEHVEAPTAALEYARRLAQRDVAANALVRAYRIGHQEVLKILLEEIRAAELDPQRRLDVFDEILAVTFRYIDWISQQVLTIYQDEHDRWQQSRNHLRAAEIRGVLAGDDDIDVDAVAAALRYPLRAHHLALVLWCEESAEQDELTVLERHVHEYAAAVGARDRALFVSADRLTGWAWIPLESDRGIPPPDTANPSVNLAAGQPLPGVDGFRRSHRQAQLVRAVLTAAGTGAARAVSAAEPGLMLAGLAGGNLAEARVWVHEVLGPLASADARDERLRETLRVFLRAGQSFTAAAGELHLHFNSVKYRVARAIERRGRPIAADVLDVEVALLLCHWYGDAILRS; from the coding sequence ATGATCGAGCGCGGTGCCGGGGATTCGGTGGCTGATTCCGCGGCGGCGGTGGTCACCCGACTCGTCGCCAAGCTCGATGAGGTCACGGCCCGCACCCAGGCGGTCCTGATGGAGGAGGTTGCCGACCTGCGCGGTGACGCGCAGCTGGTGCAACTGATGCGGGACAACGTTGCCGCCAATATCGACACGGTCTTCTCGGCGATCCGCCACGGCATCCCGGTGGAGCATGTGGAGGCGCCGACGGCTGCGCTGGAGTATGCGCGGCGGCTTGCACAGCGGGATGTGGCGGCGAACGCGTTGGTGCGCGCATACCGCATCGGCCATCAGGAGGTGCTCAAGATCCTGCTCGAGGAGATCCGGGCCGCCGAACTGGATCCGCAACGCAGGCTCGATGTGTTCGACGAGATCCTCGCCGTGACGTTCCGCTATATCGACTGGATCAGTCAGCAGGTCCTCACCATCTACCAGGACGAGCACGACCGGTGGCAACAGAGTCGGAACCACCTGCGGGCGGCTGAGATCCGGGGTGTCTTGGCCGGCGACGACGATATCGATGTCGACGCGGTCGCCGCGGCGCTGCGTTACCCGCTGCGGGCACATCACCTGGCCCTGGTGCTGTGGTGCGAGGAATCCGCCGAGCAGGACGAGCTCACCGTCTTGGAACGTCACGTCCACGAATACGCCGCCGCCGTCGGTGCACGGGATCGTGCCCTGTTCGTGTCGGCGGACCGGCTGACCGGTTGGGCGTGGATACCGCTGGAATCCGACCGTGGCATACCCCCGCCCGACACCGCGAACCCGTCGGTCAATCTCGCTGCGGGCCAACCCTTGCCGGGAGTGGACGGGTTCCGCCGCTCTCATCGGCAGGCGCAACTCGTGCGTGCGGTGCTGACCGCTGCGGGCACCGGTGCTGCCCGGGCCGTCAGCGCCGCCGAGCCGGGACTGATGCTGGCCGGTCTGGCCGGTGGCAATCTGGCCGAGGCGCGGGTCTGGGTGCACGAGGTACTGGGGCCGCTGGCCTCCGCCGATGCGCGCGACGAGCGTCTGCGTGAGACCCTGCGGGTGTTCTTGCGCGCAGGGCAGAGTTTCACGGCGGCGGCCGGGGAGCTTCACCTGCACTTCAACTCGGTGAAGTATCGGGTGGCGCGAGCAATCGAGCGCCGCGGCCGACCGATCGCCGCCGACGTGCTGGACGTGGAAGTTGCGCTGCTGCTGTGCCATTGGTACGGCGACGCAATCCTGCGTTCGTGA
- a CDS encoding HpcH/HpaI aldolase/citrate lyase family protein — protein sequence MTVSPQVTGRVRKPHWSLARSWLLQPGIPDGGRAYDAAVAGGADVVVLDIEDGLPAAQRPAGRLAVVEWLNTGAQGWVRINSVSTPDWSADLEALAGARGLSGVMLAKSESGDDIAATAARLPAGTPVVALVESALGIESVSDIARAPGCSRIAFGVGDFRRDTGMSEEPTVLAYARARLVIASRAAGLPAPIDGPTLRDQTRHLARETAVAKAAGMTGRLCLDLDHAETINRLLSPSPLDIDQARRTLADLDAPAGPYDGSVGPTRARAQAVLDLAEKLGLI from the coding sequence GTGACAGTTTCACCACAGGTAACGGGACGAGTTCGCAAGCCGCACTGGTCGCTGGCCCGGTCCTGGCTGTTGCAGCCGGGGATTCCGGACGGTGGCCGCGCATATGACGCCGCGGTCGCCGGCGGTGCCGACGTGGTCGTGCTGGATATCGAGGATGGACTGCCAGCGGCGCAGAGACCCGCCGGTCGCCTGGCGGTGGTCGAATGGCTCAACACCGGGGCGCAGGGGTGGGTGCGGATCAACAGTGTGAGCACGCCCGACTGGTCGGCCGATCTCGAGGCCCTGGCCGGTGCCCGTGGGCTGTCCGGCGTCATGCTGGCCAAGAGCGAATCCGGGGACGATATCGCCGCGACCGCCGCGCGGCTGCCGGCCGGCACACCGGTGGTGGCGCTGGTGGAGTCGGCACTGGGAATCGAGTCGGTCTCCGATATCGCGCGGGCCCCCGGATGTTCTCGAATTGCGTTCGGTGTCGGCGACTTTCGCCGCGACACCGGCATGAGCGAGGAGCCGACGGTGCTGGCCTATGCGCGCGCCCGGCTGGTGATCGCCAGTCGGGCTGCGGGTCTGCCCGCACCGATCGACGGCCCCACCCTGCGTGACCAGACGCGCCACCTCGCTCGGGAGACCGCCGTGGCCAAAGCCGCCGGTATGACTGGTCGGCTGTGTCTGGATCTCGACCATGCGGAGACGATCAACCGGCTGCTCAGTCCGTCACCGCTGGACATCGACCAGGCCCGTCGCACGCTCGCCGACCTGGACGCACCCGCCGGACCGTACGACGGCAGCGTCGGCCCCACCCGGGCCCGGGCACAAGCCGTCCTCGACCTGGCCGAGAAACTCGGCCTCATCTGA
- a CDS encoding sugar ABC transporter substrate-binding protein has protein sequence MKRITGLMVAVVVGAGLTLTACGGNNGGSGGGTGDAKGQKIGVILPDTKSSVRWESKDRPALEAAFKAAGVPYSIQNAEGSADNMATIADAMIADGVTVLALVNLDSDSGASIQQKAAGQGVKTIDYDRLTLGGSADAYVSFDNTKVGELQGQGLVDCLAGKQSNVVFLNGSPTDNNATLFTGGAHSVVDKVPTIKVVAEQAVPDWDNDKAVTIFEQMYTGADGKVDGVYAANDGLAGSVISILEKNGRAGQVPVTGQDATVEGLQNILAGSQCMSVYKSAKEEAGALAQAAIALAKGEQPKTNSTSRDDKGNRDVPSVLLTPKAITKDTVKVVFDDGGQAKGDVCTGQFVAACDAAGL, from the coding sequence ATGAAGCGAATCACCGGTCTGATGGTCGCCGTCGTGGTCGGGGCAGGCCTGACGCTCACCGCGTGTGGCGGCAACAACGGGGGCAGTGGCGGCGGCACAGGTGACGCCAAGGGGCAGAAGATCGGCGTGATCCTGCCCGACACCAAGTCGTCGGTCCGCTGGGAGTCCAAGGACCGGCCGGCATTGGAGGCCGCGTTCAAGGCGGCCGGCGTGCCGTACTCCATCCAGAACGCCGAGGGATCCGCCGACAACATGGCGACCATCGCCGACGCGATGATCGCCGACGGCGTGACGGTGCTGGCACTGGTCAACCTGGACTCCGACAGCGGCGCGTCCATTCAGCAGAAGGCCGCCGGCCAGGGCGTCAAGACGATCGACTACGACCGGCTGACCCTGGGTGGCTCTGCCGATGCGTACGTCTCGTTCGACAACACCAAGGTGGGCGAGCTGCAGGGCCAGGGGCTGGTCGACTGCCTCGCGGGCAAGCAGTCGAACGTGGTGTTCCTCAACGGATCGCCGACCGACAACAACGCCACGTTGTTCACCGGTGGCGCGCACTCGGTGGTGGACAAGGTGCCGACCATCAAGGTGGTCGCTGAGCAGGCCGTACCGGATTGGGACAACGACAAGGCCGTCACCATCTTCGAGCAGATGTACACCGGCGCCGACGGCAAGGTCGACGGCGTGTACGCGGCCAACGACGGGCTCGCCGGATCGGTGATCTCGATCCTGGAGAAGAACGGGCGGGCCGGGCAGGTGCCGGTCACCGGTCAGGACGCCACGGTCGAAGGCCTGCAGAACATCCTCGCGGGTTCTCAATGCATGTCCGTGTACAAATCGGCGAAGGAAGAGGCGGGGGCGCTCGCGCAGGCGGCGATCGCGCTGGCCAAAGGCGAACAACCCAAGACCAACAGCACATCTCGTGACGACAAGGGCAACCGGGACGTGCCGTCGGTGTTGTTGACGCCGAAAGCCATCACCAAGGACACCGTCAAGGTGGTCTTCGACGACGGTGGCCAGGCCAAGGGCGATGTCTGCACCGGGCAGTTCGTGGCGGCGTGCGACGCTGCGGGGCTCTAG
- a CDS encoding cation transporter, translating to MAVATEAMVVQAERRSLHAYMFTMLGLAVLGFAVYAITRVSATQLDGVISLINAAAAFIAARLAVTAARPADADNPYGRLALENLYALFRSLMILGVVIVGLVTNAVKVIDYLVTGEGSEPEFGVAAVYTAVCVLICLALKWNHERHNRAVGGASALLRVEATAAKMEAIISGGICASLVVVTVIPEGTVVTSADFNIKDIADSIIVLILCVLLIGEPVRQIRLEFGRLSGRRADPDLDAAVRDAVSAVDAAHAHELDHELTLVDALAISRGKTIEIDLRVSYAGTMSVAEQDELRAHTYQELRDRIGPLRLTLVFSDLPIHAVPTLDRRQA from the coding sequence ATGGCGGTGGCCACGGAGGCGATGGTGGTGCAGGCCGAGCGGCGCAGCCTGCACGCCTACATGTTCACGATGCTCGGTCTGGCGGTCCTCGGCTTCGCCGTGTACGCGATCACGCGCGTGTCGGCCACCCAGCTCGACGGGGTGATCTCGTTGATCAACGCGGCGGCCGCCTTCATCGCGGCACGGCTGGCGGTGACCGCGGCACGACCCGCCGATGCCGACAACCCCTACGGTCGTCTGGCGCTGGAGAACCTGTACGCCCTGTTCCGTTCCCTGATGATCCTCGGCGTGGTCATCGTCGGTCTGGTCACCAACGCGGTCAAGGTGATCGACTATCTGGTGACCGGCGAGGGCAGTGAACCGGAGTTCGGTGTCGCGGCGGTGTACACCGCGGTGTGCGTGCTGATCTGCCTGGCGCTCAAGTGGAATCACGAACGGCACAACCGCGCCGTCGGTGGTGCGTCGGCACTGCTGCGGGTCGAGGCGACGGCAGCGAAGATGGAAGCCATCATCAGCGGCGGCATCTGCGCTTCGCTGGTCGTGGTCACGGTGATCCCGGAAGGCACCGTCGTCACGTCGGCCGACTTCAACATCAAGGACATCGCCGACAGCATCATCGTACTGATCCTGTGCGTCCTGCTCATCGGTGAGCCGGTGCGCCAGATCCGGTTGGAGTTCGGGCGGCTGTCCGGCCGTCGCGCCGATCCCGATCTCGATGCCGCGGTGCGGGACGCGGTCAGCGCGGTGGACGCGGCCCATGCCCACGAGCTCGATCACGAGCTGACGCTGGTCGACGCATTGGCCATCAGCCGGGGCAAGACGATCGAGATCGACCTGCGGGTCTCCTATGCGGGCACGATGTCCGTCGCCGAACAGGACGAACTGCGGGCCCACACCTATCAAGAGCTCCGCGACCGCATCGGGCCGCTGCGGCTGACGCTGGTCTTCAGCGACCTACCCATTCACGCCGTACCGACGCTGGATCGGCGACAGGCGTGA